The following coding sequences lie in one Montipora foliosa isolate CH-2021 chromosome 11, ASM3666993v2, whole genome shotgun sequence genomic window:
- the LOC137977612 gene encoding transmembrane protein 234-like codes for MSSALTDAFWLCFVPLLWGATNPLIRRGSKGIEEINRSSRIQQFCAEVLFLASNWKYMVPFLLNQCGSVVFYMTLASTDLTIAVPITNSLTMIVTTLVGRILGEGNINTGAFLGMVLVICGVTICVEG; via the exons ATGAGCAGCGCCCTAA CTGATGCTTTCTGGCTGTGTTTCGTGCCCCTTCTTTGGGGCGCTACCAACCCTCTAATAAGGAGAGGAAGCAAGGGAATTGAAGAAATCAACAGATCAAGTCGAATCCAGCAGTTTTGTGCTGAAGTTTTATTTCTTGCATCCAACTGGaag taCATGGTTCCTTTCTTGTTAAACCAGTGTGGATCAGTTGTTTTCTACATGACTCTTGCATCAACAG ACTTAACCATTGCCGTGCCAATTACTAACTCACTCACTATGATCGTAACGACGCTCGTGGGAAGGATTTTGGGAGAAGGCAATATCAATACAG GGGCATTCCTTGGTATGGTTTTAGTTATATGTGGTGTAACGATCTGTGTTGAGGGTTAG
- the LOC137977611 gene encoding fibulin-1-like, whose amino-acid sequence MADFVPHYLLLFLIGFLLTLAEPRCNGVLKTLSGVITSPNYPKNYPNNMNCHWRISPEKSHVNLSIEFFKLEDSQTCNAFDFVKIKARVGYATREGSLCGFQAPRQSSLKVDGRPIEVTFRSDSSFTANGFRISYRAYDVDPCVTNNGGCSHNCSLVRGDRVCACPKGYALKFDRKTCADKNSCYFVGSRKCPYRKSLTCQNLANGTAHCVCRRGFTEKDGECQDIDECKEEPDRCGPGRCKNYKGWFSCQCNSGYQRDYIKNTCVDQNECNRHDVDCGNATCVNSPGSYKCQCSSGYQFSNKLRKCQEINECTTMNNTCDHMCTNTQGSFKCSCRPGYFLDKDGKSCRDINECNDIDAADCGTATCVNTPGSFKCQCPPGYEFDNELRACQDINECVTNSIACDHMCTNIQGSYLCSCRAGYSLDEDGKSCQEVPLSPRRQVDDP is encoded by the exons ATGGCGGATTTTGTCCCTCACTATTTGTTGCTGTTTCTCATCGGATTTTTGCTTACTTTAGCTG AGCCGAGATGTAACGGTGTGTTGAAAACCTTATCAGGCGTCATCACTTCTCCAAATTATCCAAAGAACTATCCGAATAACATGAACTGCCATTGGAGGATTTCTCCTGAAAAGAGTCACGTGAACCTGAGCATCGAATTCTTCAAG CTTGAGGATTCTCAGACTTGTAATGCATTTGATTTTGTGAAAATCAAAGCCAGAGTTGGGTACGCGACGCGAGAAGGGTCGTTGTGTGGATTTCAGGCTCCTCGACAAAGCTCCTTGAAAGTTGATGGAAGACCCATTGAAGTAACATTCAGGAGTGATAGCTCATTTACAGCTAATGGATTCAGGATCAGCTATCGAGCTTATG aCGTCGATCCATGTGTGACAAATAATGGCGGATGTTCGCATAACTGCAGTTTAGTGAGAGGTGATCGAGTCTGCGCATGCCCTAAAGGATACGCATTGAAGTTTGATCGAAAGACATGCGCAG ACAAAAACAGCTGCTACTTTGTTGGCAGCAGAAAATGCCCGTACAGGAAGTCCTTGACTTGCCAAAACCTCGCAAATGGAACAGCACATTGCGTATGCAGGAGAGGGTTTACAGAAAAAGATGGCGAATGTCAGG ACATTGACGAGTGTAAAGAAGAGCCAGACAGATGTGGACCTGGAAGATGTAAGAATTACAAGGGATGGTTTTCCTGTCAATGTAATAGTGGATACCAGCGGGATTATATCAAAAACACGTGCGTTG ACCAAAATGAATGCAATCGCCATGACGTCGACTGTGGCAACGCTACGTGTGTAAACAGTCCAGGCAGCTATAAGTGCCAGTGTTCCTCAGGATATCAGTTTTCTAATAAATTGCGCAAATGTCAAG AGATTAACGAATGCACAACAATGAACAACACATGCGATCACATGTGTACCAACACACAAGGGTCTTTCAAGTGCAGTTGTCGCCCGGGATATTTCCTCGATAAGGATGGTAAAAGTTGCCGAG ACATAAATGAGTGCAATGACATCGATGCGGCAGACTGTGGCACCGCTACCTGTGTGAACACTCCAGGCAGCTTCAAATGTCAGTGTCCCCCTGGATATGAGTTCGATAATGAGCTTCGCGCATGTCAAG ATATCAACGAATGTGTAACGAACAGCATCGCGTGTGATCATATGTGTACAAATATACAGGGGTCTTATTTGTGCAGTTGTCGCGCTGGATATTCACTGGATGAGGATGGCAAAAGCTGCCAAG AGGTGCCCCTGTCACCCAGACGCCAAGTAGATGATCCGTGA